A stretch of Desulfotalea psychrophila LSv54 DNA encodes these proteins:
- a CDS encoding DOMON domain-containing protein gives MRFFLSVCALFLFLGTSVYAGEYPHRIKTSEMEFSWRLDADRLYVNLSAFTKSWVGIGFNPVKKMKGANFILGHVENGVLKLVDEVGTGLTRHQNDNLFGGGMDVTAIAGSLVNGRTNIEFSLPLQSGDINDSEINSRGENIILLAHGWKMNNLRKKHSYRAKFKVNLQTGKYVKLL, from the coding sequence ATGAGATTTTTTTTATCCGTCTGTGCTCTATTTTTATTTCTGGGCACATCTGTCTACGCAGGTGAGTACCCGCATAGGATAAAAACTTCGGAAATGGAGTTTTCCTGGCGACTTGATGCAGATCGCCTCTATGTTAATCTTTCGGCTTTCACTAAAAGTTGGGTAGGGATCGGTTTTAATCCGGTGAAGAAGATGAAGGGGGCAAATTTTATTCTGGGTCATGTGGAAAATGGTGTCTTGAAATTGGTGGATGAGGTGGGGACCGGTCTGACCCGTCATCAAAATGATAATCTCTTTGGTGGGGGGATGGATGTGACAGCCATCGCCGGGAGCCTGGTTAATGGTAGGACGAATATTGAGTTTTCGCTCCCCCTTCAGTCAGGAGATATAAATGATAGTGAGATAAACAGTAGGGGAGAGAACATTATCCTTCTGGCCCATGGCTGGAAGATGAACAACCTGCGAAAAAAACACAGCTATAGGGCTAAATTTAAGGTAAATCTGCAAACAGGAAAGTATGTAAAATTATTATGA
- a CDS encoding YhbY family RNA-binding protein, translating to MSDMKQDVEELEGAPVLNSREKKFLKGLAHSLAVGVQIGKEDLTPSLIDATKLELDRHELVKVKIGKSSGLDKKEASEKLPLLTESSFVQLIGKTIVLYKENKEIVKDKRIRLPR from the coding sequence ATGTCTGATATGAAACAAGATGTCGAAGAACTCGAAGGGGCGCCCGTCCTCAATAGTCGAGAAAAAAAATTTTTGAAGGGGCTTGCCCATTCCTTGGCCGTTGGTGTGCAGATTGGTAAAGAAGATCTGACTCCGTCGCTTATAGACGCCACCAAGCTTGAGCTTGATCGTCATGAGCTGGTGAAGGTGAAGATTGGCAAGAGCAGTGGTCTTGATAAAAAAGAGGCCAGTGAAAAATTGCCTCTGCTTACCGAAAGTAGCTTTGTTCAACTTATTGGTAAGACCATTGTCCTCTATAAAGAAAACAAAGAAATTGTCAAAGACAAACGTATTCGCTTGCCACGCTAA
- a CDS encoding thioredoxin domain-containing protein, with translation MHVVEEENAKKDPLREAGLLDLLALCDSFFVTSGKKILPYSAGGEQQELLEKITGRTGNLRAPTLRIGATLYVGYNEELYQRVLATQVDG, from the coding sequence TTGCATGTGGTAGAGGAGGAAAATGCCAAAAAAGATCCTCTGCGTGAGGCTGGCCTGCTTGATCTGTTAGCCCTCTGTGACAGTTTTTTCGTAACCAGCGGTAAAAAAATCCTGCCATACTCCGCAGGCGGGGAGCAGCAGGAGCTGTTAGAAAAGATAACTGGTCGAACCGGTAATCTGCGCGCGCCAACTCTTCGAATTGGTGCTACCCTGTATGTGGGTTATAATGAAGAGTTGTATCAGAGAGTTCTTGCTACTCAAGTTGATGGATGA
- a CDS encoding TraB/GumN family protein, translating into MELSDSSSHEYPSDVQILHHEGRVFYLVGTAHISQESVELVQRVIRQEQPDCVCLELDDKRYHSLSQKDSWQALDLKQILKKKQLATLFISMLMASYQKRLGGKMGVDPGAELLAAAQTAQELQIPVSLCDRDVRVTLRRAWKSTSLFRKGYLLTSLLASAFDKTEISEEKLSELRKKDVLEDLMEELGANLPELKKVLIDERDIYLSEKIKSSHGDRVVAVVGAGHLQGIKKQFSQDNREEIASISIIPPVSKSWKTIGWLIPCLILGSLVTIGVQKGSDVAGANLLFWILANGIPSAIGSVLALGHPLTTLAAFLAAPITSLTPVIGAGYVTAFVQVMLRPPVVGEFESAGRDVAKMSGWWKNKLLRVFLIFFLTGLGSAVGTWVGGYEIVKNLVT; encoded by the coding sequence ATGGAATTATCAGATTCATCTTCCCATGAATATCCCTCCGATGTACAGATATTGCATCATGAAGGTAGGGTATTTTACCTTGTCGGAACGGCCCATATTTCTCAAGAATCTGTTGAGCTGGTTCAGAGGGTTATTCGTCAGGAACAGCCTGATTGCGTCTGTCTTGAATTAGACGATAAACGTTATCATTCACTCTCGCAGAAAGATAGCTGGCAGGCTCTTGACCTCAAGCAGATATTGAAAAAAAAGCAGCTGGCAACTCTATTTATTAGCATGCTTATGGCCTCCTATCAAAAGAGATTAGGGGGGAAGATGGGTGTGGATCCAGGGGCAGAGCTTTTGGCTGCTGCTCAAACGGCCCAGGAGCTGCAAATACCTGTTTCTCTCTGTGATCGTGATGTTCGGGTGACTCTGCGTCGAGCTTGGAAATCCACCTCTCTTTTTCGCAAGGGCTACCTGCTTACCTCGCTTCTTGCCAGTGCGTTTGATAAAACTGAGATCAGTGAAGAGAAGCTGAGTGAGTTACGTAAAAAAGATGTGCTGGAGGATCTGATGGAAGAACTCGGCGCTAATCTTCCTGAGCTGAAAAAGGTGTTGATTGATGAGCGGGATATTTATCTTTCTGAGAAAATAAAGTCCTCCCATGGTGACAGGGTGGTTGCCGTTGTCGGTGCCGGGCATCTGCAGGGGATTAAAAAACAATTTTCTCAGGATAATCGAGAGGAGATTGCCTCCATATCAATCATCCCTCCTGTCTCTAAGAGTTGGAAGACCATTGGTTGGCTTATCCCCTGTTTGATTTTGGGCTCTCTGGTGACTATTGGTGTGCAAAAGGGTTCGGATGTGGCCGGGGCGAATCTTCTTTTTTGGATTTTGGCAAATGGTATACCCTCTGCCATCGGTTCTGTTTTGGCCCTTGGTCATCCTCTGACAACCTTGGCGGCATTTTTGGCCGCACCGATAACAAGTTTGACACCGGTGATTGGGGCTGGTTATGTAACTGCTTTTGTTCAAGTTATGCTGAGGCCTCCCGTGGTTGGAGAGTTTGAATCCGCGGGGCGTGATGTGGCCAAGATGTCGGGTTGGTGGAAAAACAAACTCCTTCGTGTTTTCTTGATTTTCTTTCTCACAGGGCTTGGTTCAGCCGTTGGAACTTGGGTTGGTGGATATGAAATTGTTAAAAACCTTGTCACTTAA
- a CDS encoding desulfoferrodoxin translates to MPEMKQIYKCELCGNIVEILTPGAGALACCGENMVLLSENTTDAAVEKHVPVAEKKDCGWVVQVGSTLHPMTEDHFIEWIEMLAEDKVYRVHLKPGSTPKACFPAVEGDVQFRAYCNLHGLWKA, encoded by the coding sequence ATGCCTGAAATGAAACAAATCTACAAATGTGAGCTCTGTGGTAACATCGTTGAGATATTGACCCCAGGCGCCGGAGCATTGGCCTGCTGTGGAGAGAACATGGTTCTTCTTAGCGAAAACACCACCGATGCGGCTGTTGAAAAACACGTGCCGGTAGCAGAGAAAAAGGATTGTGGTTGGGTAGTACAGGTCGGCAGCACCCTTCATCCCATGACTGAAGATCATTTTATCGAATGGATTGAGATGCTGGCAGAAGATAAGGTATATCGCGTTCACCTCAAACCGGGTAGCACCCCCAAGGCATGTTTTCCGGCTGTCGAAGGAGACGTTCAGTTTCGCGCCTACTGCAACCTGCATGGGCTTTGGAAGGCATAA
- a CDS encoding lytic transglycosylase domain-containing protein — translation MSVGQELQKLQATGDWSQQNQSMAEEASASIYDFPIVYNSQVNMYLELFQGKQRRQFGQWLEKSGKYLPIMEAELAKKGLPLDLVYLAMIESGYNQRAFSHASAVGLWQFMKGTGRQYGLRVDSYVDERRNALKSTQAAVAYLSDLHEQFGDWYLAVAAYNAGPGKVRYGLRKYGVDNFWDLAGKKHLRLETKKYVPKLIATIIIARDPEKYGFKKLDYQKPLLRDQIEVTPGLSLTAVATIAGTNVKGIKELNQELKREKTPLNVSTYSINIPYGTAELARRNLPRLHSTLGTGYKIHIVKRSESLAAICRKYKINRTTIARVNKLHSSKLARGKRLRIPYPTIKYQLLPQGETDAQIAYKDSLILHSIKKGETISKIARRYHVPVDLILSWNGLKSANRIREGQQLALYIDRGQSKRNSLGRVYILAGDKKRKIDQGVSGTWYQVRNGDSLWTISRKFNISMRDIRKLNNMKTNLIHPGNKLRIIKG, via the coding sequence ATGAGTGTTGGTCAGGAACTGCAGAAATTGCAGGCGACCGGTGATTGGTCTCAACAGAATCAAAGCATGGCTGAAGAGGCCAGTGCCTCTATCTATGATTTTCCCATAGTCTATAACTCTCAGGTTAATATGTATCTGGAGCTGTTTCAGGGAAAACAGCGTCGCCAGTTTGGCCAGTGGCTTGAAAAATCTGGAAAATACCTGCCTATAATGGAGGCCGAGCTTGCCAAAAAGGGTCTTCCTCTTGATTTGGTCTACCTTGCTATGATTGAAAGCGGGTATAATCAAAGGGCTTTTTCCCACGCCAGTGCCGTTGGCCTGTGGCAGTTTATGAAGGGGACGGGGAGGCAGTATGGTCTTCGGGTTGATTCCTATGTGGATGAGCGCAGAAATGCCTTAAAATCAACTCAGGCGGCTGTGGCCTATCTTTCTGATTTACATGAACAGTTTGGCGATTGGTATCTTGCCGTTGCTGCCTACAATGCGGGGCCGGGCAAGGTTCGTTATGGTTTGAGAAAGTATGGGGTAGATAATTTTTGGGATTTGGCAGGTAAAAAGCATCTGCGTTTAGAGACCAAAAAATATGTACCTAAACTCATTGCCACCATCATTATTGCCAGAGATCCTGAAAAATATGGTTTTAAAAAGCTTGATTATCAAAAACCACTCCTGCGCGATCAAATAGAGGTGACCCCGGGTTTGAGCCTTACAGCTGTTGCCACTATTGCTGGGACCAATGTTAAGGGGATAAAAGAGCTTAATCAAGAGTTAAAACGCGAAAAAACGCCATTGAATGTTTCGACCTATTCCATCAATATTCCCTATGGAACGGCAGAACTGGCCAGAAGGAATTTGCCAAGATTACACTCTACCCTGGGAACGGGGTATAAAATCCATATTGTGAAAAGAAGTGAGTCTCTTGCGGCTATTTGTCGAAAATATAAAATAAACAGAACAACCATTGCTCGGGTAAATAAGTTGCATAGTTCGAAACTTGCCCGTGGTAAACGTTTGCGTATTCCCTATCCCACTATAAAATATCAGCTTTTGCCTCAGGGAGAGACGGATGCCCAGATTGCCTATAAGGATAGCCTGATTCTTCATTCCATAAAGAAGGGTGAGACCATCTCAAAGATTGCCAGGCGCTACCATGTTCCCGTTGATCTGATTCTTTCCTGGAATGGGCTTAAGAGTGCCAACAGAATTCGAGAAGGCCAACAGTTGGCCTTATATATTGACAGAGGGCAATCGAAGCGTAATAGTCTTGGCAGAGTTTATATTCTTGCCGGGGACAAAAAGAGAAAGATTGATCAGGGGGTTAGCGGAACCTGGTATCAGGTGAGAAACGGAGATTCTCTTTGGACTATCTCCCGTAAATTTAATATTTCTATGCGTGATATCAGAAAATTGAATAATATGAAGACTAATCTGATTCATCCAGGAAATAAGTTAAGGATAATCAAAGGATAG
- a CDS encoding transglycosylase domain-containing protein has protein sequence MPSLPAEDNRFFDHFGFDVMGISRAMITNVRAGRIVQGGSTLTQQTAKNLFKRADRSIKEKLKELLFALRLEYHYSKEQIFEFYANQFYVSGNGHGLGIAARYYFNKSASELNLVESAFIAGSVKGPNYYNPFTKKTTESIEEAKKRANIRLAYVLRKMKKEGMIGEDEFNRALAEGVPFNKGQFGYELDYTMELVRDAVVLPQVTEALAAKGIDNISTSGVAIITSIDKDLQQKTLFGLRRHLSDLDVRLNGYQHNQVQEEIKALNYQGDLKLDQDAFLFGKVIKIETEDKTIKISVSFGPRIGQGVIDAKGLIPLTNALVQWRKNRWAQAKAKDRQALLEQIEVGDTLWVSVREIPETGVALLDLRKYPTVQGGALVSHAGSIKSVAGGSENRFYNRAIYAERPMGSTFKPFLFTAALQLGWNSAAPLNNSRNIFVYQGMPYYPRPDHISPYPQVSMSWAGTKSENVACIWLLYHLTDHLSKEEFYDLALHTGFSRTKASGGKESYRNFHKRIRDKYGIIVTRKSLQEAAYQQAISNIETDFLFENMEAEYKQIKGLQYGLGFKKFKEELAENKRATRAERRKEHRQLSTREKNEYTLREKLLDHSFLAAAKLKADLNLFKANIKEDNDIFDFFQKDTIIYSKPEEMPDLYLSSITGKYHFGYKLNDNEEFHPLSNGDIQRILVSMTSNEKHSFWQEIQLDEMLSVAAFDMLETESGFEYKKLSKKLPYDFEVLSKVRDFRVAVGLHYLISLAREMGIASQLEPVLSFPLGSNSITLLEAVSFYETIITGKAWSSSGKQDDKELAIIDRIESSEGDILFQAQSVEQKIVDAQTSLSVSNILENTVNLGTGRAAKKSVRLSSADEVINQELRDLNIPVPLLGKTGTANNYTNASFIGYVPGFDTNSKKITLENGYTIGVYTGYDNNKPMKHKTVRIAGSTGALPIWSTIANQLLLGHNYGDQLNLADLSFDGLKLSRPQLGQVSLAMNIKDGGLLTTPSRLANNRQPAIITFAREEGNRLKLEHYYRPFWQVKGETKDPLAKSALQ, from the coding sequence ATGCCCTCGTTGCCTGCCGAAGACAACCGTTTTTTTGACCATTTCGGTTTTGACGTCATGGGGATAAGCCGGGCAATGATAACAAATGTCCGAGCAGGCAGAATTGTTCAAGGTGGAAGCACCCTCACCCAGCAGACGGCAAAAAACCTCTTTAAACGTGCAGATAGATCAATCAAAGAAAAATTAAAAGAACTACTCTTTGCCCTACGCCTGGAATATCACTACTCTAAGGAACAGATTTTTGAATTTTATGCCAACCAATTTTATGTGAGCGGTAATGGGCACGGCCTCGGCATTGCTGCCCGCTATTATTTTAATAAATCGGCTTCTGAACTCAATCTGGTTGAATCTGCCTTTATTGCAGGAAGCGTCAAGGGGCCAAACTATTATAACCCCTTTACCAAGAAAACGACAGAGTCCATAGAAGAGGCAAAAAAACGAGCCAATATACGTCTTGCCTATGTGCTGAGGAAAATGAAGAAGGAGGGGATGATAGGCGAAGATGAATTTAACCGTGCCCTTGCCGAGGGAGTTCCCTTTAACAAGGGACAGTTTGGCTATGAGCTTGACTATACCATGGAGCTGGTAAGAGACGCAGTTGTCCTCCCCCAGGTCACCGAGGCTCTTGCCGCCAAAGGGATAGACAATATTTCCACCTCTGGGGTAGCAATTATCACCTCCATCGACAAAGATCTCCAGCAAAAAACGCTTTTCGGCCTGCGCAGGCATCTCTCGGATCTCGATGTGCGACTCAATGGTTATCAGCACAATCAGGTTCAGGAGGAGATCAAGGCTCTCAATTACCAAGGCGATCTCAAACTGGACCAAGATGCCTTTCTCTTCGGTAAGGTTATAAAAATAGAGACCGAAGACAAGACGATAAAAATCAGTGTCTCTTTTGGCCCCAGAATAGGCCAGGGAGTTATTGATGCCAAGGGCCTTATCCCCCTCACCAATGCCCTCGTACAGTGGCGTAAAAATCGTTGGGCCCAGGCAAAGGCAAAAGATCGCCAGGCCCTTCTTGAACAGATCGAAGTGGGAGATACCCTCTGGGTAAGCGTTCGAGAAATTCCTGAAACGGGCGTAGCGTTGCTTGATTTAAGAAAATACCCCACCGTCCAAGGCGGAGCCTTGGTGAGCCACGCCGGATCAATAAAAAGCGTCGCAGGTGGTAGCGAAAATCGTTTTTACAATAGAGCTATCTACGCCGAGCGTCCCATGGGATCTACCTTCAAACCCTTTCTCTTTACAGCCGCCCTGCAACTTGGCTGGAATAGTGCGGCCCCTCTTAATAACAGCCGCAATATTTTTGTCTACCAAGGAATGCCATATTATCCCCGCCCCGACCACATCAGCCCTTATCCACAGGTTTCCATGAGCTGGGCGGGAACGAAATCTGAGAATGTTGCCTGCATCTGGCTCCTCTATCACCTAACAGACCACCTCAGTAAGGAAGAGTTCTACGATCTTGCCCTGCACACAGGATTCAGCCGGACAAAGGCGAGTGGTGGTAAAGAGTCATACCGCAATTTTCACAAAAGGATTCGTGATAAATACGGCATTATTGTCACTCGGAAGAGTTTGCAAGAAGCCGCCTACCAACAGGCCATTAGCAATATTGAAACAGATTTTTTATTTGAAAATATGGAGGCTGAATACAAGCAGATAAAGGGCCTCCAATATGGTCTTGGCTTTAAGAAATTCAAGGAAGAATTGGCGGAGAACAAAAGGGCCACTAGAGCAGAAAGGAGAAAAGAGCATCGCCAACTGAGTACCAGAGAAAAGAATGAATATACTCTACGAGAAAAACTGCTCGACCACTCTTTTTTAGCAGCCGCCAAACTCAAGGCAGACCTCAACCTCTTTAAAGCCAATATAAAAGAAGACAATGATATTTTTGATTTTTTCCAAAAAGATACCATCATCTACTCCAAACCGGAAGAGATGCCAGATCTCTATCTTTCCTCAATCACCGGCAAATACCATTTTGGCTACAAGCTGAACGACAACGAGGAGTTCCACCCTCTCTCGAACGGGGATATCCAAAGAATATTAGTATCCATGACCAGCAACGAAAAACACTCCTTCTGGCAAGAGATACAACTGGACGAGATGCTCTCGGTAGCAGCCTTCGATATGCTGGAAACAGAGAGTGGCTTTGAATACAAAAAACTAAGCAAAAAGTTACCCTATGATTTTGAGGTGCTGAGCAAGGTAAGAGATTTCCGCGTCGCGGTCGGCCTACACTATCTGATCAGCCTTGCCCGGGAAATGGGGATAGCCTCCCAGCTTGAACCAGTCCTCTCCTTCCCCCTGGGGTCCAATTCTATTACCCTGCTAGAAGCTGTCTCCTTTTACGAGACTATCATTACGGGGAAAGCCTGGTCCTCTTCAGGGAAACAGGATGATAAAGAGTTAGCTATAATCGACCGAATTGAATCATCCGAAGGCGACATTCTCTTTCAGGCCCAATCTGTCGAACAAAAGATTGTCGACGCCCAAACCTCTCTCAGTGTCAGCAACATCCTTGAAAATACAGTAAATTTAGGCACCGGCAGGGCGGCAAAAAAAAGCGTTCGCCTCAGCTCGGCCGACGAGGTGATAAATCAGGAATTACGAGACCTTAATATCCCCGTTCCTTTGCTAGGTAAAACGGGCACGGCAAACAACTATACCAATGCCTCATTTATAGGATATGTTCCTGGTTTTGATACCAATAGTAAAAAAATAACCCTTGAAAATGGCTATACGATAGGTGTTTACACAGGCTATGACAATAACAAACCGATGAAACACAAAACTGTACGTATTGCAGGATCCACCGGAGCACTCCCCATCTGGAGCACCATTGCCAACCAGCTCCTTCTGGGACACAATTATGGAGATCAACTCAACCTTGCAGATCTCTCCTTTGACGGCCTTAAACTCAGTCGCCCTCAATTAGGCCAGGTCTCGCTAGCCATGAATATAAAGGACGGTGGTCTGCTTACCACCCCCTCACGTCTCGCCAATAATAGACAGCCCGCAATTATTACCTTTGCCAGAGAAGAGGGTAATAGATTAAAATTAGAACATTATTATCGTCCATTTTGGCAGGTTAAGGGGGAGACTAAAGATCCACTTGCAAAGTCGGCTCTTCAATAA
- a CDS encoding Bax inhibitor-1/YccA family protein, producing MYQNSSSIGIVRARQDAASIFLAKVFNWMALGLGLTGLVAFFAAGSGITAAIVASPLFMMLIIAELGMVFFLSARIDKIQASTASGLFLGYSFLNGLTLSAIFLAYTSTSIAATFFITAGMFGAMAVYGLITKRDLSGFGSFLFMGLVGIIIASVVNIFLKSTGLYWVISLLGVFIFTALTAYDVQKIKTMGEKGILSQGEVAIKKGAIMGALTLYLDFINLFLMLLRFFGGSRN from the coding sequence ATGTATCAAAATAGCTCTTCCATTGGCATTGTTCGGGCCCGTCAAGATGCCGCTTCGATCTTTTTGGCGAAGGTGTTTAACTGGATGGCGCTTGGGCTTGGCCTGACCGGCTTGGTGGCCTTTTTTGCAGCTGGTAGTGGCATCACCGCAGCCATTGTTGCAAGCCCTCTTTTTATGATGCTGATCATTGCCGAGCTTGGTATGGTCTTTTTTCTTTCGGCCAGAATTGATAAGATTCAGGCCAGCACAGCCTCGGGGCTATTTCTGGGCTACTCATTTTTAAATGGTTTGACCCTCTCGGCAATTTTTCTTGCCTATACCAGTACCTCGATTGCCGCTACATTTTTTATAACTGCTGGCATGTTCGGGGCAATGGCTGTTTATGGTCTCATAACTAAACGTGATCTTTCCGGATTTGGTTCCTTTCTCTTTATGGGACTTGTGGGAATTATCATTGCCTCTGTGGTGAATATTTTTCTGAAGAGTACAGGCCTTTACTGGGTGATCTCTCTGCTTGGGGTATTTATCTTTACAGCTCTTACCGCCTATGATGTCCAGAAGATCAAGACCATGGGAGAGAAGGGCATTCTCAGTCAGGGTGAGGTTGCCATAAAAAAAGGTGCCATTATGGGGGCCCTTACCCTCTATCTTGATTTTATTAATCTCTTTTTGATGCTTCTCCGCTTCTTTGGTGGTAGCAGGAACTAG
- the htpX gene encoding protease HtpX, which yields MFRVGLFLATNLAILLLLGLVMSLLGLDSRSASGLLLMAGCFGMGGSLISLALSKWIAKKATGAHVIEQPRNGTEEWLLHTVARQAQTAGIGMPEVAVYEADDMNAFATGMRRDAALVAVSTGLIRGMSQDEVEAVLAHEMSHIANGDMVTLSLIQGVLNTFVIFLSRMAANVIDNFLSSDEDGGGLGFFGYMAVSMLLEFVFGLFASMIVMWFSRRREFRADYGATELASKQKMIAALARLQQQHISSSLPEQVAAFGIRPRQGGLAELFRSHPSLEDRIAALEAI from the coding sequence ATGTTTCGTGTAGGACTTTTTTTGGCAACAAACCTGGCGATTTTGCTTCTGCTTGGCTTGGTCATGTCCCTGCTTGGCCTGGATTCGCGCAGCGCCTCCGGCCTTTTGTTGATGGCAGGATGTTTTGGTATGGGCGGTTCCCTTATCTCCCTTGCCCTGTCAAAATGGATAGCAAAAAAGGCCACGGGCGCCCATGTAATAGAGCAGCCCCGCAATGGCACCGAAGAGTGGCTGCTGCACACGGTGGCCAGACAGGCCCAAACGGCGGGGATTGGTATGCCGGAGGTGGCCGTATATGAGGCTGACGACATGAATGCCTTTGCCACTGGGATGCGTCGAGATGCCGCTTTGGTAGCTGTCAGCACAGGACTTATCCGTGGTATGTCTCAAGACGAGGTCGAGGCCGTATTGGCTCACGAAATGAGTCATATCGCCAATGGTGATATGGTGACCCTCTCTCTTATTCAGGGGGTGTTGAATACCTTTGTTATCTTTCTCTCCCGCATGGCGGCGAACGTCATAGATAACTTCCTCAGCTCCGATGAGGATGGTGGTGGCCTTGGCTTTTTTGGCTATATGGCGGTTTCCATGCTTCTTGAGTTCGTCTTTGGTCTTTTTGCCAGTATGATTGTGATGTGGTTCTCTCGTAGGCGGGAGTTCCGGGCAGACTATGGGGCAACGGAACTTGCCTCAAAACAGAAGATGATTGCAGCTCTTGCCCGTCTGCAGCAGCAACATATTTCATCAAGCCTGCCGGAACAGGTGGCGGCCTTTGGTATTCGGCCCCGTCAGGGTGGTCTGGCGGAGCTTTTTCGCAGCCATCCCTCTCTTGAAGATAGGATAGCCGCTCTGGAGGCTATCTAG
- the coaBC gene encoding bifunctional phosphopantothenoylcysteine decarboxylase/phosphopantothenate--cysteine ligase CoaBC has translation MDSFFVGKKIVVGLTGSIAAFKVAGWVSTLSKAEADVEVIMTRGACQFITPLSLAALSGKGVHQDMFSGDGQAVMDHIDLVADADIFLIAPASANTIARLAAGMADDLLTTAVLAARCPVVVCPAMNPNMYSHPATRRNIATLQEFGYRIVEPDSGLVACKQVGQGRLPEWPVVREELASELIEQDLRGEKILVTAGPTREPLDPARFLGNRSSGKMGYALATAARRRGGDVILVSGPTALVAPHGVETIRVNTAEEMYARVMENASAADIIVKSAAVADFRPENYVEQKVKKEGASMSLGLARNPDILFELGKGRRADQLLVGFAAESENIVDHGRSKLERKKLDMIAVNDISSAQTGFESDTNQLFVITEDGVVTLPLTTKNHTANLLLDQMVKHKQDRVL, from the coding sequence ATGGATTCATTTTTTGTAGGTAAGAAGATTGTTGTTGGCCTGACTGGCAGCATTGCCGCCTTCAAGGTGGCCGGTTGGGTCAGTACCCTGAGTAAGGCAGAGGCTGATGTCGAGGTGATTATGACTCGTGGGGCCTGTCAGTTTATTACGCCTCTCTCTCTTGCCGCTCTTTCGGGTAAGGGGGTGCATCAGGATATGTTTTCAGGGGATGGTCAGGCTGTTATGGATCATATTGATCTGGTTGCCGATGCAGATATCTTTCTTATTGCTCCGGCCTCGGCCAATACCATTGCCCGTCTTGCCGCCGGTATGGCGGACGATCTCCTTACCACAGCCGTGCTGGCAGCCCGTTGCCCTGTGGTTGTCTGTCCTGCCATGAATCCTAATATGTACAGTCATCCGGCCACAAGACGGAATATAGCCACTCTGCAAGAATTTGGTTACAGGATAGTAGAACCGGATTCCGGTCTTGTCGCCTGTAAGCAGGTGGGGCAGGGACGTTTGCCTGAATGGCCCGTGGTGCGCGAGGAGCTTGCCAGCGAGTTGATAGAGCAGGATCTGCGGGGAGAAAAGATTCTTGTTACCGCAGGCCCTACCCGGGAACCCCTCGATCCGGCTCGTTTTTTGGGGAATAGATCTTCTGGGAAGATGGGTTATGCCCTGGCAACAGCCGCCCGTCGACGTGGTGGTGACGTTATTCTGGTGAGCGGTCCTACGGCGCTTGTCGCTCCCCATGGGGTGGAGACAATTCGGGTAAATACTGCTGAGGAGATGTATGCCCGGGTGATGGAAAACGCATCAGCCGCGGATATTATTGTTAAAAGTGCAGCCGTGGCCGATTTTAGGCCGGAAAATTACGTTGAGCAAAAGGTGAAAAAGGAGGGGGCAAGTATGTCTCTTGGTCTTGCCAGAAACCCTGATATTCTTTTTGAGTTGGGTAAGGGACGAAGGGCAGATCAGCTCCTGGTCGGTTTTGCGGCGGAAAGTGAAAATATTGTTGATCACGGTCGCTCAAAATTAGAACGTAAAAAACTTGATATGATTGCGGTAAATGATATTAGCTCTGCCCAAACAGGCTTTGAGTCTGATACTAATCAACTTTTTGTTATAACTGAGGATGGAGTGGTAACCTTGCCTCTGACCACAAAAAATCATACGGCCAACCTCCTGCTTGATCAGATGGTAAAACATAAGCAGGATCGAGTTCTCTGA
- a CDS encoding ferritin, with amino-acid sequence MISKKVNHALNVQINAEFFSSYLYLSMSAWLGSKNLTGFSSWMRAQAQEELFHATKMYDYVIERGGEVELFTIEQPKSVWTSASEVMSDVVDHEAKVTGMINDLLDVSIEERDHAASIFLQWFVAEQVEEEATVGGVFEKMKLIGGDTAGLFVLDVELAKRQFVPPVAG; translated from the coding sequence ATGATTAGTAAAAAAGTAAATCATGCCCTTAATGTTCAAATCAACGCTGAGTTTTTTTCATCTTATCTCTATCTCTCGATGTCAGCTTGGCTTGGCAGTAAAAATTTGACGGGATTTTCCTCATGGATGCGTGCCCAGGCCCAGGAAGAACTTTTTCATGCGACCAAGATGTATGATTATGTTATTGAGCGTGGCGGTGAGGTAGAGCTTTTTACCATTGAACAACCGAAGAGTGTTTGGACATCTGCTTCTGAGGTGATGAGTGACGTGGTCGATCATGAGGCTAAAGTGACCGGTATGATTAATGATTTGCTGGATGTTTCCATCGAGGAACGCGATCACGCAGCGAGCATATTTCTCCAGTGGTTTGTGGCGGAGCAGGTAGAAGAGGAGGCCACCGTTGGCGGTGTTTTTGAGAAAATGAAACTCATTGGTGGTGATACGGCCGGACTCTTTGTCCTGGATGTTGAACTGGCTAAACGTCAGTTTGTCCCACCGGTTGCGGGCTAA